The following proteins are co-located in the Gemmatimonadales bacterium genome:
- a CDS encoding efflux RND transporter permease subunit gives MLSTLVRFSVRHRGIVIGLALAVVVYGLDVLRNAKLDVFPEFAPPQVSIQTEAPGFSAEQVEILVTRPIEDAINGVSGVATVRSQSIQGLSVITAVLAEGTEIYRARQAIAERLSEAASRLPASVVPPVLSPLTSSSSTVLIVGITSETRTPIEQRTFVDWVMRPRLLATRGVAKVAVFGGEVRQLQILLDPERLRLHGVGIPEVLAAAERATGVRGAGVIDSPNQRIVVRTEGQLVDPDVLAGAVVRERDGAVLRLRDLGHVIEGGAPRIGEGGVMGERGLVIVISAQLGANTKVVAAGAEAALRQMEPAIRAAGLTLHPALFRPAEFIDLALRNITTSLLLGAALVAVVLFVFLADVGAAAISLTAIPLSLLAAIIVLDRFGFGINTLTLGGLAIALGEVVDDAIIDVENIARRLRLNRASGSPRAIGDVVIDASLEVRGSVVYATFVVALVFLPVLALSGVQGALFRPLGLAYILATLASLLVALTVTPALTLTLIARRGRAEHESRFLAWLKGGYGRALHWLCARPMAVAAAAFATCVAAAATLPFFGATFLPEFREGHYLVHMSAVPGTSLDESFRLGQQVTAALRRDPRVRAVAQRIGRAELSEDTWGTHYTEFEVDLVPLAGRAAETMQDDLRRILAHFPGVNFAIRGFLAERIEETITGSTAQLVVKVYGDDLDSLDVAARRVAELVKSAPGASDVQYDPPPVTPEVTVRVRPADVAAAGLGADEVLAAVEAATRGVKVGETFEGNRSTDVVVLLDSTARARPEDLRDLPVVSAGGRLVALSQVADIARTTGRFSVAHQGARRLQLVTANAAGEDVAGFARAVERRLRTAKLPAGVYAELGGSATAQREAQRELLLHSLLAGAGIVMLLWLAFGNASRLLLVLANLPFALVGGIMAVFATGGLLSLGSLVGFVTLFGIATRNAVMLISHYQHLMVSEGAAWGLETAVRGALERLGPILMTALVTALGLLPLALGSGDPGREIEGPMAIVILGGLLTSTVLSLFVLPTLALRFGRFDRT, from the coding sequence ATGCTCTCCACCCTGGTCCGGTTCTCGGTCCGGCATCGCGGGATCGTCATCGGGCTCGCGCTCGCGGTCGTGGTTTACGGTCTCGACGTGCTGCGCAACGCCAAGCTCGATGTGTTCCCCGAGTTCGCCCCGCCGCAGGTCTCCATCCAGACCGAGGCGCCCGGGTTCTCCGCCGAGCAGGTGGAGATCCTGGTCACCAGGCCGATCGAAGATGCGATCAACGGGGTGAGCGGTGTTGCGACCGTGCGATCACAAAGCATCCAGGGGCTCTCGGTCATCACGGCGGTGCTTGCCGAAGGCACCGAGATCTACCGTGCCCGCCAGGCCATCGCCGAGCGGCTGAGTGAGGCGGCGAGCCGCCTGCCGGCGAGCGTCGTGCCACCCGTCCTGAGCCCGCTCACCTCGTCATCGAGCACCGTGCTCATCGTGGGCATCACCTCGGAGACCCGCACCCCGATCGAGCAACGCACGTTCGTCGACTGGGTCATGCGCCCGCGGCTCCTCGCGACGCGCGGTGTCGCCAAGGTCGCCGTGTTCGGCGGCGAGGTGCGGCAGCTTCAGATTCTGCTCGACCCCGAACGGCTCAGGCTCCATGGCGTCGGCATTCCCGAGGTGCTGGCGGCCGCCGAGCGGGCCACCGGTGTGCGCGGCGCCGGCGTCATCGACAGCCCGAACCAGCGCATCGTGGTGCGCACCGAGGGCCAGCTCGTGGATCCCGACGTGCTCGCCGGCGCCGTCGTGCGCGAGCGAGACGGCGCGGTGCTGCGCCTCCGCGACCTGGGCCACGTGATCGAAGGCGGCGCGCCCCGCATCGGCGAGGGTGGCGTCATGGGCGAGCGCGGTCTCGTCATCGTCATTTCGGCGCAGCTCGGCGCCAACACCAAGGTGGTTGCGGCGGGCGCCGAGGCCGCCCTGCGCCAGATGGAGCCGGCCATCCGCGCGGCCGGGCTCACGCTGCACCCGGCCCTCTTCCGGCCCGCCGAGTTCATCGACCTGGCGCTGCGCAACATCACGACGTCGCTCCTCCTGGGCGCGGCGCTCGTCGCCGTCGTGCTGTTCGTGTTCCTGGCGGACGTGGGCGCGGCCGCCATCTCGCTCACCGCGATTCCGCTCTCGCTCCTCGCCGCGATCATCGTGCTCGACCGCTTCGGCTTCGGCATCAACACCCTCACGCTGGGCGGTCTCGCCATCGCCTTGGGCGAGGTGGTGGACGACGCGATCATCGACGTCGAGAACATCGCGCGCCGGCTCCGGCTCAACCGGGCATCCGGCTCGCCGCGCGCTATCGGGGATGTGGTGATCGATGCCTCACTCGAGGTGCGGGGCAGCGTAGTGTACGCCACCTTCGTCGTCGCCCTCGTGTTCCTGCCGGTGCTGGCGCTGTCCGGCGTCCAGGGCGCGCTCTTCCGCCCGCTCGGCCTGGCGTACATCCTGGCGACGCTTGCGTCGTTGCTGGTCGCGCTCACGGTCACCCCGGCGCTCACGCTCACTCTCATCGCCCGGCGCGGTCGCGCGGAGCACGAATCCCGCTTTCTCGCGTGGCTCAAGGGCGGCTACGGGCGCGCACTCCACTGGCTCTGCGCGCGCCCCATGGCAGTGGCGGCCGCGGCGTTCGCGACCTGCGTTGCCGCCGCCGCCACGCTGCCGTTCTTCGGCGCCACGTTTCTCCCCGAGTTTCGCGAGGGGCATTACCTGGTCCACATGTCGGCCGTGCCCGGTACCTCGCTCGACGAATCCTTTCGCCTGGGCCAGCAGGTGACGGCCGCGCTCCGCCGCGATCCGCGGGTGCGCGCCGTCGCGCAGCGGATCGGGCGGGCGGAACTGTCGGAGGACACCTGGGGCACGCACTACACCGAGTTCGAGGTGGACCTCGTGCCGCTCGCCGGGCGAGCGGCGGAGACGATGCAGGACGATTTGCGCCGAATCCTCGCGCACTTTCCCGGCGTCAACTTCGCCATCCGCGGCTTCCTGGCCGAGCGGATCGAGGAGACGATCACGGGGTCCACCGCGCAGCTCGTGGTGAAGGTGTACGGCGACGATCTCGATAGCCTCGACGTCGCCGCGCGCCGCGTGGCCGAGCTGGTGAAGAGCGCGCCCGGCGCCTCGGACGTACAGTACGATCCGCCGCCGGTGACGCCCGAGGTCACCGTGCGCGTCCGCCCCGCGGATGTCGCTGCCGCGGGCCTCGGCGCGGACGAGGTGCTCGCCGCGGTCGAGGCGGCAACCCGCGGCGTCAAGGTGGGCGAAACCTTCGAGGGCAATCGTTCGACCGACGTCGTCGTGCTGCTCGATTCTACTGCCCGCGCCCGGCCGGAGGACCTGCGCGATCTCCCGGTCGTGTCGGCCGGCGGCAGGCTCGTGGCGCTCTCGCAGGTGGCGGACATCGCGCGCACCACCGGGCGCTTTTCGGTGGCACACCAGGGCGCGCGCCGGTTGCAGCTCGTCACGGCTAACGCGGCCGGTGAAGACGTGGCGGGATTCGCGCGCGCGGTCGAGCGCCGGCTCCGCACCGCGAAACTGCCTGCCGGCGTCTACGCCGAGCTGGGTGGTTCCGCCACGGCCCAGCGGGAGGCGCAGCGCGAGCTGTTGCTGCACAGCCTGCTGGCGGGTGCCGGCATCGTGATGCTCCTCTGGCTGGCGTTCGGCAATGCGAGCCGGCTGCTGCTCGTGCTCGCCAATCTTCCGTTCGCGCTCGTGGGCGGCATCATGGCCGTCTTCGCGACGGGTGGGTTGCTCTCGCTCGGCTCGCTCGTCGGCTTCGTCACCCTCTTCGGCATCGCGACGCGCAACGCGGTCATGCTGATCTCGCACTACCAGCACCTGATGGTGAGTGAAGGCGCGGCGTGGGGTCTGGAGACCGCCGTGCGCGGCGCGCTCGAGCGCCTGGGTCCCATCCTCATGACGGCCCTCGTCACCGCGCTTGGCCTCCTGCCGCTGGCGCTCGGCAGCGGCGATCCGGGCCGCGAAATCGAGGGGCCCATGGCCATCGTGATTCTGGGCGGCCTGCTTACCTCGACCGTGCTGAGCCTCTTCGTCCTGCCCACGCTGGCACTCCGGTTCGGCCGTTTCGACCGGACGTGA
- a CDS encoding DUF6597 domain-containing transcriptional factor: protein MSSAPAPHRAGPQSTDRPRYVEWAAGEQLAPWVDRYWCSGAAHSAPHHTRVLPDGCVDLVFDLAHADAPLVVGAMRRPLLVRHSGPVDIVGVRFRPGGALPFLDVTLRELTDARVPLATFWGSEADAIVAALRSGTGRDRVRHLERVLLLRRRARIAAGREGELVGAAVNLLGAEHRPAAVREVVAALGIGQRGLERAFERWVGLSPRVLARVFRFQRLVRRIGDAAEAPRWAAVAAEAGYADQPHLIRDFRALAGITPARFAVERRVGNVQDAAAAASSFRPSPASECSDERIEPTAARRRA from the coding sequence GTGAGTAGCGCGCCCGCGCCACACCGCGCAGGCCCACAGTCGACAGACCGGCCGCGCTACGTTGAGTGGGCGGCCGGCGAGCAGCTTGCGCCCTGGGTAGATCGCTACTGGTGCTCCGGCGCGGCGCACTCGGCCCCGCACCACACGCGCGTACTGCCGGACGGATGCGTCGATCTCGTCTTCGACCTTGCGCATGCCGACGCGCCGCTCGTAGTGGGCGCCATGCGCAGGCCCCTCCTAGTGCGGCATTCGGGACCGGTGGACATCGTGGGCGTGCGGTTCCGGCCCGGAGGCGCGTTGCCGTTTCTCGACGTGACGCTTCGGGAGCTCACCGACGCGCGCGTGCCGCTCGCCACGTTCTGGGGGAGTGAGGCGGACGCCATCGTCGCCGCGCTTCGGTCGGGCACCGGGCGCGACCGCGTGCGACATCTCGAGCGCGTGTTGCTGCTCCGCCGACGCGCGCGGATCGCCGCCGGGCGCGAGGGCGAACTCGTGGGCGCCGCGGTGAACTTGCTGGGTGCCGAGCACCGCCCCGCCGCTGTACGGGAAGTAGTGGCCGCACTCGGAATCGGCCAGCGGGGTCTGGAGCGCGCGTTCGAACGGTGGGTGGGGCTCAGCCCCAGAGTGCTCGCGCGGGTGTTCCGATTTCAACGGCTCGTTCGCCGGATCGGGGATGCTGCCGAGGCGCCGCGCTGGGCGGCCGTCGCGGCGGAGGCGGGCTACGCCGACCAGCCGCATCTCATTCGTGACTTCCGGGCGCTCGCCGGCATTACCCCGGCGCGGTTCGCGGTGGAGCGCCGTGTCGGAAACGTTCAAGACGCCGCGGCCGCGGCGAGTAGCTTTCGACCTTCTCCTGCATCCGAGTGTTCCGATGAGCGCATCGAGCCCACCGCTGCACGGCGCCGAGCATGA
- a CDS encoding VOC family protein, translating to MSASSPPLHGAEHDRRIDYIELPATDVAAAKAFYARAFGWTFTDYGPDYTSFEDGRLAGGLRKAEVVGRDGVLVVIFAVDLAATEARVRGAGGTIVQPVFSFPGGRRFHFTDPSGNELAVWSDR from the coding sequence ATGAGCGCATCGAGCCCACCGCTGCACGGCGCCGAGCATGATCGGCGCATCGACTACATCGAGCTGCCCGCGACCGACGTCGCGGCCGCCAAGGCGTTCTATGCCCGCGCCTTCGGCTGGACGTTCACCGACTATGGGCCGGACTACACCAGCTTTGAGGACGGCCGGCTGGCGGGTGGATTGCGGAAGGCAGAGGTCGTGGGGCGGGACGGGGTGCTGGTGGTGATCTTCGCGGTGGACCTGGCCGCGACGGAGGCGCGGGTGCGCGGGGCGGGCGGCACAATCGTGCAGCCGGTGTTCAGCTTTCCGGGCGGGCGCCGGTTCCACTTCACCGATCCGAGCGGGAACGAATTGGCGGTGTGGTCGGATCGGTAG
- a CDS encoding CTP synthase, translating to MPSGSSATKYIFVTGGVVSSLGKGIAAASLGRLLVERGLSVTMQKFDPYINVDPGTMSPFQHGEVFVTDDGAETDLDLGHYERFIDRSLSQQNNVTTGRIYQTVINKERRGEYLGATVQVIPHITDEIKHAIRRTAPGHDVVITEIGGTVGDIESLPFLEAIRQFRQEVGRDNAIFIHLTLVPFIAAAGELKTKPTQHSVRELMQIGIQPDILVCRSEQPISAEIKRKIALFCNVDFGCVIESPDVRSIYEIPLRFADQGLDEVVCERLRLTTPKPDLSAWQALTERILNPRESTRIAVVGKYTDLHDAYKSVQEALIHAGIANDAGVRIDWIASDRFTDQDETGRILGNYDGLLIPGGFGIRGIEGMLEAIRWAREHELPFFGICLGLQVAIVEFARNVCRLPNTNSTEFEPECESPVIALLQSQRDVTDMGGTMRLGAYAAKLRPGSRAAQAYGTTEISERHRHRWEVSNAYRDVLAEFGLRLSGQSPDGGLVEVIELPEHPWFIGCQFHPELKSRPTRPHPLFTGFVAAALARRRGPTRAATAKELAAAGR from the coding sequence ATGCCGAGCGGTAGCAGTGCGACCAAATACATCTTCGTGACCGGTGGGGTGGTCTCCTCGCTCGGCAAGGGCATCGCCGCCGCCTCGCTCGGACGGTTGCTGGTGGAGCGCGGGCTGAGTGTCACGATGCAGAAGTTCGATCCCTACATCAACGTCGATCCCGGCACCATGTCGCCGTTCCAGCATGGCGAGGTCTTCGTCACCGACGACGGCGCCGAGACCGATCTCGACCTGGGCCACTACGAGCGGTTCATCGACCGCTCGCTTTCGCAGCAGAACAACGTCACCACCGGCCGCATCTACCAGACGGTGATCAACAAGGAACGCCGGGGCGAATATCTCGGCGCCACCGTCCAGGTGATTCCCCATATCACCGACGAAATCAAGCACGCCATCCGGCGCACCGCGCCGGGACACGACGTCGTGATTACCGAGATCGGCGGCACCGTGGGCGACATCGAGTCGCTTCCGTTCCTCGAGGCCATCCGCCAGTTTCGCCAGGAAGTGGGGCGCGACAACGCGATCTTCATCCATCTCACGCTGGTGCCGTTCATCGCCGCCGCGGGCGAGCTCAAGACCAAGCCCACGCAGCACTCGGTGCGCGAGCTGATGCAGATCGGGATCCAGCCCGACATCCTCGTCTGCCGGAGCGAGCAGCCCATCTCCGCCGAGATCAAGCGGAAGATCGCGCTCTTCTGCAACGTCGACTTCGGCTGCGTCATCGAGAGCCCCGACGTGCGCTCGATCTACGAGATTCCGCTCCGCTTTGCCGATCAGGGGCTGGACGAGGTAGTCTGCGAGCGGCTCCGGCTCACCACGCCCAAGCCCGACCTCAGCGCGTGGCAGGCGCTCACCGAGCGGATCCTCAATCCACGCGAGTCCACCCGCATCGCGGTCGTGGGCAAGTACACCGATCTGCATGACGCCTACAAATCGGTGCAGGAGGCGCTCATCCACGCCGGCATCGCGAACGATGCCGGCGTGCGGATCGACTGGATCGCGAGCGATCGCTTCACCGACCAGGACGAGACCGGGCGCATCCTCGGCAACTACGACGGGTTGCTGATCCCCGGCGGCTTCGGCATCCGGGGCATCGAGGGAATGCTCGAGGCCATCCGCTGGGCCCGCGAGCACGAGCTGCCGTTCTTCGGCATCTGCCTCGGCCTGCAAGTCGCCATCGTCGAGTTCGCCCGCAACGTCTGCCGCCTCCCCAACACCAACAGCACCGAATTCGAGCCGGAGTGCGAGTCGCCCGTCATCGCGCTCCTGCAGTCGCAGCGCGACGTGACCGACATGGGCGGCACGATGCGCCTCGGCGCGTACGCCGCCAAGCTCCGCCCCGGCTCCCGCGCCGCGCAGGCTTACGGCACCACCGAGATCAGCGAGCGGCATCGCCACCGCTGGGAAGTGAGCAACGCATACCGCGACGTGCTGGCCGAGTTCGGGCTGCGGCTCTCGGGCCAGTCGCCGGACGGCGGCCTGGTCGAGGTGATCGAGTTGCCGGAGCATCCCTGGTTCATCGGTTGTCAGTTCCACCCCGAGCTCAAGTCGCGGCCCACCCGGCCGCACCCGCTGTTCACGGGTTTCGTGGCCGCCGCACTGGCGCGCCGGCGCGGCCCGACGCGGGCCGCCACGGCCAAGGAGCTGGCCGCCGCGGGCCGGTGA
- a CDS encoding aminodeoxychorismate/anthranilate synthase component II, giving the protein MLLVLDNYDSFTYNLVQYAGELGAEPLVYRNDQITPEAVLALAPAAILISPGPRTPAEAGISVPLVRAAAGRVPLLGVCLGHQAIGEAFGGRVVRADRLMHGKTTDVVHDGRTLFARVPSPLTVMRYHSLVVAADGLPAELEITAWSSDRPAGTEIMALRHRALPVWGVQFHPESVGTAYGKQILQNFFELAGAARLTQPAATV; this is encoded by the coding sequence ATGCTCCTCGTCCTCGACAATTACGACAGCTTCACCTACAACCTGGTGCAGTACGCCGGCGAGCTCGGCGCGGAGCCGCTGGTTTACCGGAACGACCAGATCACGCCCGAGGCCGTGCTCGCCCTGGCACCCGCCGCAATTCTCATTTCCCCGGGTCCCCGCACGCCCGCCGAGGCCGGGATTTCAGTTCCGCTCGTGCGCGCGGCCGCGGGCCGCGTACCGTTGCTCGGCGTTTGCCTCGGTCACCAGGCCATCGGCGAGGCGTTCGGAGGCCGGGTGGTGCGCGCCGATCGGCTCATGCACGGCAAGACCACCGACGTGGTGCACGACGGCCGCACGCTCTTTGCCCGCGTGCCCTCGCCGCTCACCGTGATGCGTTATCACTCGCTCGTCGTGGCTGCCGATGGGCTTCCGGCCGAGCTCGAAATTACCGCCTGGTCCTCCGACCGCCCCGCGGGGACGGAGATCATGGCCCTCCGCCATCGCGCGCTCCCCGTATGGGGCGTGCAGTTCCACCCCGAGTCGGTCGGCACGGCTTACGGGAAGCAGATCCTGCAGAACTTCTTCGAGCTGGCCGGCGCCGCCCGGCTCACCCAGCCGGCGGCTACTGTATAA
- a CDS encoding putative ABC exporter domain-containing protein: MTAGALGYLTRRSMANRMARQAAQLRSPRYVAALLLGVAYLWYVLVHQQPGRVPGGVPRAWVVLAGALGLVGLVTWSWIVGSGRRALAFSPAEVTLLFPAPLTRRTLVHYKLLRSQLVILFNTVLWTLLLGWSNDRLAPPFRALAIWTLLSTLSLHRLGAAFVRAGLKEHGPARLGRRAVPLLVALLAAAVLLGSVMAALPELRDAAGRGVVQLISAFVAALSRPLPAFILWPFKALVRPLVAVHAAGWARTMPAALVVLAVHYVWVVRADAEFEEAAAEASLARARRRAERRVLGVPAVGSGGLVSPPLVALAPTGWPAAALLWKNVTAVVRRRRARNIAALFVVVGTLAAAGSARGRGSLSEVAATLAVTWCAFLFFLGPHWVRNDLRADLTRFDVLRALPLRGPAIVAAEALASSLTLTVMELGLLGLGYLGLLANHEFDVPLDERTFILMAAVLLLPPINFAAMLLQNGAALVFPAWVRLGADARGVEALGQGVLATVAYTAVLVLLLLPAVGMGVALARALQPAFGPWALAPGAAAGFAVFALELLSLVRWLGRMFERTDPAEVGLEAARE, translated from the coding sequence GTGACCGCGGGTGCGCTCGGGTATCTCACCCGCCGGTCGATGGCCAACCGCATGGCGCGGCAGGCCGCACAGTTGCGGAGCCCGCGCTACGTCGCGGCGCTGCTGCTCGGCGTGGCGTATCTCTGGTACGTCCTCGTCCACCAGCAGCCGGGCAGGGTACCGGGCGGTGTGCCGCGCGCGTGGGTCGTGCTTGCCGGCGCGCTCGGTCTTGTGGGCCTCGTGACGTGGAGCTGGATCGTGGGCTCCGGACGGCGCGCGCTCGCGTTCTCACCGGCGGAGGTGACGCTGCTCTTCCCCGCCCCGCTCACCCGGCGCACGCTGGTGCACTACAAGCTGCTCCGCTCACAGCTCGTCATCCTCTTCAATACAGTGCTCTGGACGTTGCTGCTCGGCTGGAGCAACGACCGGCTGGCGCCGCCGTTCCGCGCGCTTGCGATCTGGACCCTGTTGTCGACCCTCTCGCTCCACCGCCTCGGCGCCGCGTTCGTGCGCGCCGGCCTCAAGGAGCACGGGCCGGCGCGGCTCGGCCGGCGCGCGGTGCCGCTGCTCGTCGCGCTGCTGGCGGCAGCCGTGCTCCTGGGGAGTGTCATGGCCGCGCTGCCGGAGCTCCGTGACGCGGCCGGCCGGGGAGTGGTCCAGCTCATCTCTGCGTTCGTGGCAGCGCTCTCGCGTCCCCTGCCGGCATTCATTCTCTGGCCATTCAAGGCACTGGTGCGCCCGCTCGTGGCGGTGCACGCCGCTGGGTGGGCGCGCACCATGCCCGCGGCGCTCGTGGTGCTCGCAGTGCACTATGTCTGGGTGGTGCGCGCCGACGCGGAGTTCGAGGAGGCGGCTGCCGAGGCGTCGCTCGCGCGGGCACGGCGGCGAGCGGAGCGGCGGGTGCTGGGTGTGCCGGCGGTGGGCAGCGGGGGTCTCGTGTCCCCGCCACTCGTGGCGCTCGCGCCAACCGGCTGGCCCGCGGCGGCGCTCCTCTGGAAGAACGTGACGGCGGTGGTCCGGCGCCGGCGGGCGCGCAACATCGCGGCGCTGTTCGTGGTGGTGGGGACGCTCGCCGCCGCGGGGTCCGCGCGCGGCCGCGGGAGCCTGTCGGAAGTCGCGGCGACGCTGGCCGTAACCTGGTGCGCGTTCCTGTTCTTTCTAGGGCCGCACTGGGTTCGCAATGACCTGCGCGCCGATCTCACGCGATTCGACGTACTGCGCGCGCTGCCGCTGCGTGGACCCGCCATCGTCGCGGCGGAGGCGCTCGCATCGAGCCTCACGCTCACGGTGATGGAGCTCGGGCTGCTCGGGCTCGGTTATCTCGGCCTCCTCGCCAATCACGAGTTCGACGTGCCGCTGGACGAGCGCACGTTCATCCTCATGGCAGCCGTGCTGCTGCTGCCGCCGATCAACTTCGCGGCCATGCTGCTCCAGAACGGGGCGGCGCTCGTGTTTCCGGCGTGGGTCCGGCTCGGCGCGGACGCGCGCGGGGTCGAAGCGCTGGGCCAGGGGGTGCTCGCGACGGTTGCCTACACCGCGGTGCTCGTGCTGCTCCTGCTCCCGGCTGTGGGCATGGGCGTAGCGCTCGCGCGGGCGCTCCAGCCGGCGTTCGGGCCGTGGGCGCTCGCGCCCGGCGCGGCGGCGGGATTCGCGGTGTTCGCGCTTGAGCTGCTGTCGCTCGTGCGTTGGCTCGGGCGGATGTTCGAGCGGACGGATCCGGCGGAGGTCGGACTCGAGGCCGCCCGTGAGTAG
- a CDS encoding HlyD family efflux transporter periplasmic adaptor subunit produces the protein MSRPLPRALASALALATAVLVGVWLVTMYHRHEARLEAQAGLQEPVVAPSRVRESGGEATVVLDTADERRLGLRVAPVRAAVAAPEVRLTGELVPEPDRTAAVRAPLAGRLSVPDGAHWPGFGDRVSAGALVAQVSDAKPLAAPRGGVVTHVGAQPDEMVQPGQVLLEITDYTQPLARIAWPADAPRPPASLALVAPGRTGGRVTARLVGASPEADALTRLPAFLYRAERSWSGARPGAAVFALLPRGGSARRGVLVPDRALVQWEGLVWAYVEREPGRFSRVRVPTDRPVAGGMLATTLEPGTPVVIEGAEQLLSEEFRARVTVGDEANE, from the coding sequence ATGAGCCGCCCGCTCCCGCGCGCGCTCGCGTCAGCGCTCGCATTGGCGACGGCGGTCCTCGTGGGCGTATGGCTCGTCACCATGTATCATCGCCATGAGGCTCGGCTGGAGGCGCAAGCCGGTTTGCAGGAGCCCGTCGTGGCGCCAAGCCGCGTGCGGGAGAGCGGCGGCGAGGCCACGGTCGTGCTCGACACCGCCGATGAGCGCCGCCTGGGCCTTCGCGTGGCTCCGGTGCGGGCCGCAGTGGCGGCGCCCGAGGTCCGGCTTACCGGCGAGCTGGTGCCCGAGCCGGATCGCACGGCCGCGGTGCGCGCGCCGCTCGCTGGCCGGCTCAGCGTTCCCGACGGCGCGCACTGGCCCGGCTTTGGGGACCGGGTGTCGGCAGGCGCGCTCGTGGCGCAGGTGTCCGACGCGAAGCCCCTCGCCGCGCCGCGCGGCGGCGTGGTCACCCACGTTGGCGCGCAGCCGGACGAAATGGTGCAGCCCGGCCAGGTGCTGCTCGAGATCACCGACTACACCCAACCGCTTGCGCGCATCGCATGGCCGGCCGACGCACCGCGGCCGCCCGCTTCGCTCGCGCTCGTGGCGCCCGGACGCACCGGTGGCCGGGTGACCGCGCGTCTCGTCGGTGCCTCTCCCGAAGCCGATGCGCTCACCCGGCTCCCCGCGTTTCTCTACCGCGCGGAGCGGAGCTGGTCCGGCGCACGGCCGGGCGCCGCGGTTTTCGCTCTCCTCCCGCGCGGCGGCTCCGCGCGCCGCGGCGTGCTCGTCCCGGACCGCGCGCTGGTGCAATGGGAGGGCCTCGTCTGGGCCTACGTCGAGCGCGAGCCAGGCCGCTTCTCGAGAGTGCGCGTACCGACCGACCGCCCGGTAGCCGGCGGAATGCTCGCCACCACGCTCGAGCCCGGCACGCCCGTCGTGATCGAAGGCGCCGAGCAACTGCTCTCCGAGGAATTCCGCGCCCGCGTTACCGTGGGCGACGAAGCGAACGAATAG
- a CDS encoding ABC transporter ATP-binding protein: MIEVESLSKVYGPVDAVQGLTFRVGPGEVLGLVGPNGAGKTTTLRSIAGIVRPTAGTIRIAGYDLARDPVSAKRALAFVPDEPHLFDYLTVEEHLRFIGRLYGVADVGARMAALLAELELTDKRNVLPGELSRGMRQKLAIACGLLHEPKALVLDEPLTGLDPVGIRRLKETIRRRAAAGAAVILSSHLLHLVEEVCDRVLVMRQGRVLAAGRIAEIVAGDPALAGRPLEEVFLALIARPEVESP, encoded by the coding sequence GTGATCGAAGTAGAGTCACTGTCAAAGGTGTACGGACCGGTCGACGCCGTCCAGGGTCTCACCTTCCGGGTTGGGCCCGGCGAGGTGCTCGGGCTCGTGGGTCCGAACGGCGCCGGCAAGACGACGACGCTCCGCAGCATTGCGGGCATCGTCCGCCCGACCGCGGGCACCATCCGCATCGCCGGGTACGATCTGGCGCGTGATCCGGTTTCGGCCAAGCGCGCGCTCGCGTTCGTGCCCGACGAGCCGCACCTCTTCGACTACCTCACCGTCGAGGAACATCTCCGCTTCATCGGCCGGCTCTACGGCGTGGCGGACGTGGGAGCGCGCATGGCCGCGCTCCTCGCGGAGCTCGAGCTCACCGACAAGCGGAACGTGCTCCCGGGCGAGCTGTCGCGCGGGATGCGGCAGAAGCTCGCCATTGCCTGCGGGCTGCTGCACGAGCCCAAGGCGCTGGTGCTCGACGAGCCGCTCACCGGGCTCGATCCGGTCGGCATCCGGCGGCTCAAGGAGACGATCCGGCGCCGCGCGGCGGCGGGCGCCGCCGTAATCCTCAGCTCGCATCTCCTGCACCTGGTCGAGGAGGTATGCGACCGGGTGCTGGTGATGCGCCAGGGCCGGGTGCTCGCGGCGGGTCGGATCGCCGAAATCGTTGCGGGCGATCCGGCACTCGCGGGGCGGCCGCTGGAGGAGGTGTTCCTCGCGCTCATCGCGCGGCCGGAGGTCGAGTCCCCGTGA
- the lptC gene encoding LPS export ABC transporter periplasmic protein LptC, whose protein sequence is MRSAALGAALAGAAGLAIGVSACGEAGARPTATLTAVDSADQVLQGFSHYVTSDGIRRTRIDADTAYLYEASQKASLRGVRSTFYDTKGAETSRLTADRGTYAWQDGSMDAEGHVVVTTPDGRRLETEALKFDNKQNRISTDKPFRFQRGDEHIVGNSFSSDPDFKNVVTDRPHGVAGKGILLPGQQ, encoded by the coding sequence GTGAGGTCCGCCGCACTGGGAGCGGCGCTTGCCGGCGCCGCCGGTCTCGCGATCGGCGTGAGCGCATGCGGCGAAGCGGGCGCGCGGCCCACGGCCACGCTCACCGCGGTGGACAGCGCCGACCAGGTGCTCCAGGGATTCTCGCACTACGTCACGTCGGACGGCATCCGGCGCACGCGGATCGACGCGGATACGGCGTACCTCTACGAGGCATCCCAGAAGGCGTCGCTCCGTGGCGTGCGCTCGACGTTCTATGACACCAAGGGCGCCGAAACCTCGCGCCTCACGGCGGATCGCGGCACCTACGCCTGGCAGGACGGCTCGATGGACGCCGAGGGCCACGTGGTGGTCACGACGCCCGATGGCCGGCGGCTGGAGACGGAAGCGCTCAAATTCGACAACAAGCAGAATCGGATCTCGACCGACAAGCCGTTCCGGTTTCAGCGCGGCGATGAGCACATCGTCGGCAACAGCTTCTCGTCCGACCCGGACTTCAAGAATGTCGTGACCGACCGTCCCCACGGCGTGGCGGGCAAGGGCATTCTGCTGCCGGGGCAACAGTGA